In the Polyangiaceae bacterium genome, one interval contains:
- a CDS encoding SpoIVB peptidase S55 domain-containing protein, whose amino-acid sequence MRFDQVLLASAFAALLAPLPLLGVAQADGLTSRPDILPVSAIKPGMKGYGLTVFEGTKPEKFDVEVIDVLKNFQPRQELILIKTKHPRLEVAKVVAGMSGSPIYINNKMIGAYAYGWTFGKEPVAGVTPIRSMLDDLVRPIPKTIGGWPLAALPAGKAKVARRAASGSQRFSGLADDYDLRKHGGQLAKRRAVHLPGKDSPVAPVATPLLLGGISTGAVGFARDLLAPLGLEPLQAGGGGGTEAGAPTRYVDGGAVGVQLIRGDMSAMGLGTVTRVEGDKLVAFGHPMMQSGVTALPTAIGRVLWFLASDMRSFKIGMPVRDVGALINDRLASIVVSHSAKAPTVPVSLKIKGVTGAPFNTWNFEIAHEKFMTPAFMAIALGSALQATASERQDVTWTATSKLTVKGYGTVKLEDYGVAIGGTPDPNDFVRSSLVRAVGGIMNNPWQDAFVERAEMEIELHYAREMVRLRGAEALESEVEAGRPARIRLTLTPYAGKEITRVISVPIPKHLAGQKVTLEIGPGYQERKERADAENLGELIRNLEDATYPIKSVVVAYATGDGAVSYKGRVAKNLPPGALDTLRPTTASVAPESFKNEARHAVSLGQFMVGTDRVQIDVKPVLR is encoded by the coding sequence GTGCGTTTCGACCAAGTTTTACTCGCCTCCGCCTTTGCGGCGCTCCTCGCCCCTCTCCCGTTGCTCGGCGTCGCTCAAGCGGATGGGCTGACCAGTCGCCCCGACATCTTACCCGTCAGCGCCATCAAACCAGGCATGAAGGGCTACGGTCTGACGGTGTTCGAGGGCACGAAGCCTGAGAAGTTCGACGTGGAAGTCATCGACGTGCTGAAGAACTTCCAGCCGCGACAAGAGCTCATCTTGATCAAGACCAAGCACCCGCGCTTGGAGGTTGCCAAAGTCGTCGCGGGCATGAGTGGCAGCCCCATCTACATCAACAACAAGATGATCGGCGCCTACGCCTACGGCTGGACCTTCGGAAAGGAACCCGTGGCAGGGGTCACACCCATCCGCAGCATGCTCGACGACTTGGTTCGTCCCATCCCCAAGACGATAGGCGGCTGGCCGCTTGCGGCGCTCCCCGCTGGCAAGGCCAAAGTCGCTCGCAGAGCAGCCAGCGGCTCGCAGCGCTTCAGCGGGTTGGCGGACGACTACGACTTGCGCAAGCACGGCGGCCAACTCGCGAAGCGACGCGCGGTGCATCTCCCTGGCAAGGACAGCCCAGTGGCGCCGGTCGCCACGCCGCTGCTGCTCGGTGGCATCAGCACCGGGGCGGTGGGCTTTGCTCGGGATCTGCTCGCGCCCCTGGGGCTCGAGCCGCTTCAAGCCGGTGGTGGCGGCGGCACCGAGGCAGGCGCGCCCACCCGCTACGTCGATGGCGGTGCTGTCGGCGTTCAACTCATCCGTGGCGACATGAGCGCCATGGGCCTCGGCACCGTGACGCGGGTGGAAGGGGACAAGCTGGTCGCATTCGGCCATCCCATGATGCAGTCCGGTGTTACCGCTCTGCCCACCGCAATCGGTCGGGTGCTGTGGTTCTTGGCCAGCGACATGCGGTCGTTCAAGATTGGCATGCCGGTGCGCGACGTTGGGGCGCTGATCAACGACCGATTGGCGTCGATCGTAGTGAGCCATTCGGCGAAAGCCCCCACGGTTCCGGTCAGTCTCAAGATCAAAGGCGTGACAGGTGCTCCCTTCAACACCTGGAACTTCGAGATCGCCCACGAGAAGTTCATGACGCCAGCTTTCATGGCCATCGCCCTCGGCAGTGCGCTACAGGCGACGGCGTCGGAGCGACAGGATGTGACCTGGACCGCCACCAGCAAGCTCACGGTCAAGGGGTACGGAACCGTCAAGCTCGAGGACTACGGGGTGGCCATCGGCGGCACGCCGGATCCCAACGACTTCGTTCGCTCCAGCCTCGTGCGCGCGGTGGGCGGCATCATGAACAACCCATGGCAAGACGCCTTCGTGGAGCGAGCCGAGATGGAAATCGAGCTGCACTACGCGCGCGAGATGGTGCGATTGCGCGGCGCGGAAGCCCTCGAGTCGGAGGTGGAAGCAGGACGTCCGGCGCGCATTCGGCTGACTCTGACGCCCTACGCTGGCAAGGAAATCACCCGCGTCATCAGCGTTCCCATTCCCAAGCACCTCGCCGGACAGAAGGTGACCCTGGAGATCGGGCCCGGCTACCAGGAGCGCAAGGAGCGCGCGGACGCCGAGAATCTCGGGGAACTCATTCGTAACCTGGAGGACGCGACCTATCCCATCAAGTCGGTGGTGGTGGCGTATGCGACTGGTGACGGTGCAGTGTCCTACAAGGGGCGAGTCGCCAAGAACCTGCCTCCGGGAGCCCTGGACACCTTGCGCCCCACGACGGCATCGGTGGCGCCCGAATCCTTCAAGAACGAGGCTCGGCACGCCGTGTCGCTCGGACAATTCATGGTCGGTACCGACCGCGTACAGATTGATGTAAAGCCGGTGCTTCGTTAG